Proteins found in one Hyla sarda isolate aHylSar1 chromosome 7, aHylSar1.hap1, whole genome shotgun sequence genomic segment:
- the MLF2 gene encoding myeloid leukemia factor 2 — protein MFRFMRDTDPQDPAMFLMDPFALHRQHMRRMFSGNFGMSPFLSLTDGSVPALPRTAAPRDMQAGALSPFGMMGMGGGFMDMFSMMNDLMGGMEQMTNSSNCQTFSSSTVISYSNMGGSGAPKVYQETSHMRTAPGGIRETRHAVRDSDSGMEQMSIGHHIRERSHIMQRSHNRRTGDREERQEFINMDENDAAEFDEEWQRGTSRFRNQRAVGYRRRAGPEEQLAIQGPEDSTIRPSRRYDW, from the exons ATGTTTCGCTTCATGAGAGACACCGACCCACAAGATCCCGCCATGTTCCTGAT GGATCCCTTTGCGTTGCACCGTCAGCACATGAGGCGCATGTTTTCTGGTAATTTTGGGATGTCACCCTTCCTGAGTCTAACGGACGGGAGTGTGCCGGCGCTTCCACGAACTGCGGCCCCTCGTGACATGCAG GCCGGAGCACTGAGTCCATTTGGCATGATGGGAATG GGCGGTGGATTTATGGACATGTTTTCTATGATGAACGACCTCATGGGAGGGATG GAGCAGATGACAAACTCCTCGAACTGCCAGACCTTCTCTTCTTCCACAGTCATCTCCTACTCTAATATGGGGGGAAGCGGGGCCCCCAAAGTCTATCAGGAGACATCCCACATGCGCACCGCACCGGGAGGG ATCCGTGAAACGCGGCACGCAGTGCGGGACTCAGACAGCGGAATGGAACAGATGAGCATCGGACATCACATCAGAGAGCGATCGCACATCATGCAGCGTTCACACAACCGCCGCACCGGGGACCGGGAGGAAAGACAAGAGTTCATCAACATGGATGAGA ACGATGCTGCAGAGTTTGACGAGGAATGGCAGAGAGGGACCTCCCGCTTCAGAAACCAGAGAGCGGTGGGGTACAGAAGGAGAGCGGGCCCAGAGGAGCAGCTCGCCATCCAGGGACCTGAAGACAGCACAATAAGGCCGTCTCGCAGATACGACTGGTGA